GACTGTGAGTATGTCAAAGGTAGCAGTTTCATTTACTCATATAATCAAGAGTGGTGAACCTGCGTTCAGTGTCCTGGTCTCAAGGTTCCTGTTGGGGGAGACATTTCCGGTGCCAGTTTACTTGTCATTGATCCCAATTATTGGTGGTTGCGCACTGGCTGCTGTTACTGAGCTGAACTTTAACATGGTTGGTAAGTGGTTTCTTGCTATTGTTAGATGTTGTTggagtttctttttcttttgttgttctttgttttttctgtttCCTCATTTGTtgttgcttttatttattttatttatttttttatagatTGCTAGTTCATGGAAGCTACACTTATTTTATCCTAAAATTTAGTAAAATATTTACTGATAACCGTTTACGAGGACTATGTTGACAATCAGATTACTTTTGCTGCTGTTTATTTTCCAGGAAAAAAAGGATGAATAATAGTTCAGTGTAGTAGCAGTGTCTTTTGCAAATTAATCACTGCTATTATGTATTTCATTGGCAAAGGTTTGGTAGCCAGTTTCATAATCCTATAATTTCTTCGAGTAGTTACAGTTCTCTTCAATTAGATAAAGGTCATAAGGAacttaatattatttttaactGCTAAGCAGGTGGTGGGGTATTATGTTTTAGTTAATATCAACTACCTGTATGATTTTACTTTTCCTGATGCTTTAGTGCTGTTGTTGGCTTATGTCTTCAGGTTTTATGGGGGCCATGATATCGAACCTCGCTTTTGTTTTCCGGAACATATTTTCCAAGAGGGGCATGAAGGGGAAGTCTGTTAGCGGAATGAACTACTATGCTTGCTTGTCTATGATGTCTCTCTTAATTCTCACACCATTTGCTATTGCTGTGGAGGGACCACAAGTGTGGGCACTTGGATGGCAAAAGGCCGTTTCTGAAATTGGACCCCAGTTGATTTGGTAATCACGTGAAACATACCAATTCTGGTGTTTCTGCACACATTGTATGTGAGGACATGGCTTATTGAATTACAGTGTACTCCAATGTACAACCTGTAGTTGAACTGCAATGATTTTTAACATGAATTTACCTAATATTTCATACTTTGTTCTGTACCTGAGTTAATCGAGGGGACTATCGGAAAAAAATACTGTTTAAATACTTACGTTTTGAAAACTTGCTCCTATGAGGAGCCTTGAAATACTTGGAGAATGTGTTGATGTGGATGGATGCTTTATTGTATCTATCTGTTTCCTTAGATGATGAATTGCACTAGATAATATTTCATGATGTAGGAACCATAACATGGATGGCATTATTTTACTTTGTCATCTAACATCTAGTGTTGAATTTTTTGCCTCTCATGTATTTGTGCCTTAAGAGCCATACTGCAAGTTATGCTGTCAGGTACCATACTTGATGATTTCATCTCTAGAGTTCACATGAAGGTTTGAGTGCTTGTATAATTGCCTTTGTGgtctttgtttattttattttttgtgatcTTTCCTCCTTTTCTCACCTTCATTGTTACCCTGCCATTTTTCTAAAGACAAAAAGATATTAGCAACAGTTTGGATCCATTTTAAGGGAAACTTTGCATCTTTTGGTCTTTTGTAGGCGTGATTATATGTTTTTTCATGGGTTCCTTTCACTGATGTTCGGTGGTTACTTGTTCTATAGGTGGATGGCGGCTCAGAGTGTATTCTATCACTTCTATAATCAGGTGTCTTACATGTCACTGGATGAGATCTCTCCTTTGACATTTAGCATTGGAAACACCATGAAACGTATATCTGTTATAGTGTCATCCATCATTATCTTCCATACGCCTGTCCAGCCTGTCAATGCTCTTGGAGCTGCCATCGCCGTCCTTGGAACCTTCTTGTATTCACAGGTAATGATTTGATTTTTGCTTGTGTGTCACCAAATGGTagttttcatttacttgatatCTCTATCAAGTAGCTGACTTCAGGGTGTGTTTCTGGATGACTTTTGTGTTGTCCATATGTGTAGGTCAAACTTTCTTGTAATAAATTGCACTTGGCCCCTTGAGATTTATGGGATTTTGTTTCGATACCTTGTAAAAAAGTCATGTTCTTGAGTTGTTAAGTTTAAGAAATATCAATAATCTTGAGAAGGATGCAAGTACTGGCAACTGAGAGCATGATTGTTCTGGGGATGCTTCTAGGACTAAGAGTTCAATATAACACTCAAGTAAATAAATCAAGAGAAGAGAGGAGAAAGAAATTCCAAAACACCAGGGTAATTACTATCCTGGTTGATTTTAAATATCATGGTTGTATGCTTCTTTGTTTTTCCTCATTGTgctcttttgttcttttctttttcccctctgTTTTACATGctttacttttatttctttGTCTGGGTATAGTTTCTTACTTTTTAGCATACATGAAAGTCATGGTTAACTGTGTTTTGTTGCAAGAATAGTTGACATAAATTTTACGTCCATGCTCCTGATATTGGTGGTTGCATTGCCGGGATGATGAAAGAAAAGTTTGTAGCTATGTTCGTGTTTGAAGTAGTAGAATTACCATCATTTCACTAATACTTGTGCATGTCACCAAACATAGTTTTTGCTTCTTTCAACTAAAACAGTCTattctttctttatttgaagTGATGCTGTTGTTTGCTTTGAACAACTGCCTGTATTGAGCAACTTTTAACAACAGCTGGACTTTTTATCAGTCTGTTGGCTATCAGTAATTATGTTGATATTGTGTAGCAATTAATAGACTTAGCACCCATTTTGCTGATAAACCTTAGAAATGATAAGATGGGCAGAGAAAGAACTGCTTCTTAGAATGATTGCTTCTACTTCCTGTCACAAGTGTGCTGTTTAGTATGTTGTACTGTTTTTAGACCCCTGCTGCCTGCTGCAGTATTCTTTGTTCTATTCCTTACAGACTTGTTTTCACGTCTGACAGGCAAAGCAATGAGGAGCAACTTTTGAGTCCAACCAGGCAGCTTAACTTACAGTGGTGGTGATTTCAAGTTTTGTTCTTCTTAAGGTGTTGATATGGCTTTCTTATTGAGTTCCATGAAGAATGAGAACAATCAGATGAGCCAGTAGCTTTACATGTAGATAACAATAATTGTGAACTAAGATAATTTAAAATCTTATACAGGTTAATTAGGCAGGTAATCCCTGTTATCTTGCATGTTGAGGGGGAGAATCAAGAACAGCACGAATAAATAGTGGCAACAACTGTGCCCATTTAAGGGACGAAAATGTTGATGATTTGGATCATATGCAGTCCATTTCAGCCATTAAAACCGGACCTAGTTTGTATTCATAGTACTGGTATTGACAATGGTTGTCTATAGCTCTTTGGAATTTATGATTCAGAGGGGAACTATGCTTTGATTTGTTGCCTGTCAACTTAATTAgtcaaaatcaccaaaattttggatGTGCTGCTTCTTTTGGCTCTCATTTGGTGTTGGGCATGACTCAAAAAGATAGGTGCAAAAATATTGGTGGCATGTTTTTGTCTGCTCGATGTGCCATGGTCATTGTTTCcttcaaaagcatcaagttattttcatttggaaaaaaaatttgcccTCTGCTTCCAGGGTACTCAAGGCAAATTGCTCCTTGTATGTTTTACAAAGCCCGAAGTTTTTACATTGATTATCATCTTcaatccaaaatacaagtcttggATGGTTGTCAACAAAACTGTGGCAAGAAAATCTTGTAGTCTCATAACCTATGGCTGACTAGGTTGTGCTTGTGCCATTAAGTTTAAAACAAAGGCTCAATGAACACAGGACACCACGAGGGCACGGAACCTGGGGTAAAAGTTGGCATTAGCTGTGAGTGAGGCCGACAATTGTTACGTCTCAGGTGAGCTTAACTAGGTTTAGTTCAAGGTACAGATGTCCTTCAACTTCTTTTTACTTGTAGCTAAGGTGGATTTATATGTGTTTATAAGTACGCTGAGCTGAGATTTGGATTAAAAAACAATCCTTAATAATTTGATCAAGTGTAATGAATGGAAGACCAAAGGTTCAATTAAAAAATGATTGTACAAAAGGTTTAATCCTGATTAGTTTTCTTGATGAAGTTTATACTTAAAATCTGTACCTTTCCGCTGGCATGGTGTCTACAGACGGTCATGCTCTTTTTCCAATCGGAAGAAACGTTACGAGCTTGATTCCTTTGTTGATGAAGGCCACCGATGGAATGCAGACAAAATCATTTGCAAGATTCTACATGGTATGGACGAAAGCTAACGGAGATGCCGGGCCATGGAGGTTCTTTTTCTCGTAATAAATCGATTCGGGGTGGTTCCAATTCAGCAATGAGAACTGAAAAGGCCGGAGTTGGTTGGTTGTTTGGCGGTGCCTATGTTTGTTGTGTAGAGTTTCATTTCAGATTTTTAGTTATCCTCTTTCTGTGAACAAGATTTGTCAGTTTTATACAAGAATTTTGGCATTAGCTGCTCTTGGACGGACTTGGGACTTCGAATTTTGAACCTTATGTTGGTGATAAAACATTCGCGGCTGCGATTCAACGTTTCCGATATCACAGCCGTTATCCAGCGGACCAAGTTCCTTCAGCTTCCAGTAATGACCTTTTGGCGATTAATCCAGCAGTTCTAGTTTCTCgtgtatttaatttttgtttccaCCATATAATCAGAGGTAAGCTCATATAAGCACTTAAAGCCCAAGTCTCTTTATGCGCTCATACACAGTGCATTTAAGAAAAAGTCCTTTCAATTTGAAAGAACAAAAATCTATTGAAAGTGAATTATATTTCTCAAGAAACTTAATTGCATTATGAATGTATCAGTCAATAACGGTACAAAATCTACAACAACATCTCCAGAACAAGTTTCTGATGTATAATAACAAAAAAGTTCTGCTCAAGGTACGACCACTCATCCATAGAACAAAAAGAATGTTCCCTTGGAAGTTGAACTAATTGCTCAACACTACCACTGATGGCACATCTATTTTtcaatcaaagtttttcttcaGAGTTTTAGATGTTTAATGGCTGTCTGAACATCCTTATCTCCTCTGCCACTGCAGTTAAGTACAACCTTAGCTCCATCAGGAAGAGTTGGGCACAATTTCTCTAAATATGCCACAGCATGAGATGTCTCAAGTGCAGGGATGATGCCCTCCAACCGCGATAGTCTCTTAAAAGCTGCATAAACATTGGAAGGGAACGTGTCAAGGACAAATACTACAAGGTATAAATAGAACAGAAAGATACCAGGATATAAAACCATCAGAACAAAATATCCTTTTAGCGACAGTAGAACCATCACAAGGCATTAAAAAGCCACTCCCCTAggctatttttccttttaaaaataaaaaaaataattttaaaaaactttttcaagccaatgttcaaaaaaaaaaaggttcataGGGAGTCAACATTATTATTCCATACCTTCCAACGCCTCCTCATCAGTAACGCTGAAATATTCAGCACGTCCTATGTCCTTCAAAAAGCTgtgttcaggtccaactccagGATAATCCAGGCTATTTGAGATGAGAGAAAATTGTAGTCAGGATTTGTCCCCAAAAAACGTTTTCTATCAAAGGAAAATATGCAAGGATAAAGTTGACACTTTTACCCAGCACTAATCGAATGAGGCTCAATTATCTGCCCATCTTCATCCTGCAACAAATAGCTCATGGCTCCATGCAACACTCCAACCTCACCCTTGGTTAAAGTGGCAGCATGTTTACCACTCTCTATTCCAAAACCAGCAGCCTCCACACCAATTAACCTAACATCTTTGTCATCGACAAAGTCATCAAAGAGGCCCATGGCATTTGAACCTCCACCAACGCATGCAACAAGCACATCTGGTTTCCCACCCCATTTCTCCAATGCCTGCTTCCTGGTTTCTTTACCAATCACTGCATGAAACTCTCTCACCATCACTGGATATGGATGTGGCCCTGCAACGGAACCCAGGATGTAATGAGTTGATTCCACATTAGTCACCCAATCCCTTATAGCTTCTGAAGTAGCATCTTTCAGCGTGGCAGTGCCAGAATGAACTGGCCTAACCTGCAGTTCCAAAATTTGGAAGTCAGAAGTGGCATTACCAGAGACATTGTGGCAATAGTGTGCCTTgttcaaattcaataaaatcaagCAATGCTATAGTCTCCAAGCCAAAAAAACGAGCTAAAGAGTTTTCATTATGGGTAACTCCACAGTTGTTCAAACTTTAATCAAAATCATTTACTGTGCCTATCACCAATGAACATCGACCAGTCTTTTAATCATGATTCTTGACAATCAAGCTAAAACTGTTACTCTTTTCTATCCAGAAATGTACTCTTCTGTGTCAAAATGGTATGCTTCACAACCATATTGTTTTCATCATTATCATAACGGATGAGAACAATGTGAAATCCACAGATAAGAGAAAGGTAGGCTACAGATTGTCGACGAACAAGTTCAATTATGCATGACAATATGAATAATTCTCAAAAATGCCTACTAAAAGTACACACAACCAGTAAACAACAAAATAAGAGGCAAACCTAATTTGTGATCTCTAAAgctgcccaaaaaaaaaagaggctctAATACTAGGCAGGAAATGAGATTGTTGTAAGCAAATCGGACAAAAAGACCAACAACAAAGACACAAGAAAGCTCAAAACATGAAGACTGATGGAAAGAAGTTTCAGTTTCGCCACAAGAAACAGTGACCACGAGCAATTGGACAGAGCTCCAGTATTATAACAAGAGCAATGCTTTCCCATATTAAAACCAAAAGCTGAGAATGCAAGATAGCAGGTTCAATCTGTAATCAAAATGCAGGCtggattttgaatttttttttttttgaagcaatTAAAAACAAAGATACACACCTCCGCTCCGAGCAGCCGCATCCTGAAGACATTGAGAGCTTGTCTCTCCATATCTTGAGCACCCATGTAAATGACACACTCCAAACCAAACCGAGCACAAACAGTAGCAGTGGCCACACCATGTTGACCAGCTCCAGTTTCAGCAATAATCCTTTTCTTGCCCAACCGTTTAGCAAGTAAAGCTTGGCCAATCGCATTGTTAATTTTGTGTGCTCCTGTGTGATTAAGGTCTTCCCTTTTAAGATAAATATGTGGCCCTTCACCACTGGGGCGTCTATAGTGCTCAGTAAGCCGTTCTGCAAAATAAAGAGGGGTCTCCCGTCCAACATAGTCTCTCAAGATTCCATCCAGCTCGTTCTGCAATCAGTAGATTTTGTCAGTATAAACCTTGTTCTATTAAACAATCACTGAAAGTTACACTAATTTCCTAAGCATTGACTCCAATTAGCCATCTTTTAAGTCGATCCACAAAATAACCAATTCCGGACAACTCACACAAAAAACGGTACATGAAAATGATAAATCTGTTTGTGttatggaaagaaaaaattgacCTCTCttcaagttgaaaaaaaaaaaaaatttgccgtAAAGTCATTAGCTTTTCCATCATTCTCAATACAACAATTAGCCATATTTCAAACAAATGAtgataataattattaaaaaaaaaaaaatcaatctttCAAACAAATGAAGGAAATGGCACATAAAATCTGCAAAGCCAGAGCCGGATTCAATTACTAAATTAAGTAAAAACATTAATTAGCAAAACTTAGAAACTATAATCAGCACAAAGCAAAAAAAAGCCTCAAATTTACGGAAATACAAACTGATGAACTCGGAGAAACCTGGAATTCATTATCGGCGGAGAGGGATTTGAAGGCATCCTCGAGCTCAGAAAGGgcatacattagggtttcaggCACATATTTGCCACCAAATTTGCCAAAGCGGCCAAAGGAATCGGGGCGTTGCAGAATCACTTCTTCCTCTGTAGACGTCATTGGTTGCTTGGTGAGGGTGCAGAAAACAGAAGGGGAGGTGGTCTTCGGAGAACGGTTGAATTTGCGGGGTAGCGATCGTAGAAAAGCGGCGGATGAGGGGCGGTAGGGCTTGGGAAGCGATAGAGGAGTGGCGGCGGTTTCTGGGGTGACGGAAGCGGTGGA
The DNA window shown above is from Coffea arabica cultivar ET-39 chromosome 5e, Coffea Arabica ET-39 HiFi, whole genome shotgun sequence and carries:
- the LOC113688154 gene encoding tryptophan synthase beta chain 1 — encoded protein: MAAFSTASVTPETAATPLSLPKPYRPSSAAFLRSLPRKFNRSPKTTSPSVFCTLTKQPMTSTEEEVILQRPDSFGRFGKFGGKYVPETLMYALSELEDAFKSLSADNEFQNELDGILRDYVGRETPLYFAERLTEHYRRPSGEGPHIYLKREDLNHTGAHKINNAIGQALLAKRLGKKRIIAETGAGQHGVATATVCARFGLECVIYMGAQDMERQALNVFRMRLLGAEVRPVHSGTATLKDATSEAIRDWVTNVESTHYILGSVAGPHPYPVMVREFHAVIGKETRKQALEKWGGKPDVLVACVGGGSNAMGLFDDFVDDKDVRLIGVEAAGFGIESGKHAATLTKGEVGVLHGAMSYLLQDEDGQIIEPHSISAGLDYPGVGPEHSFLKDIGRAEYFSVTDEEALEAFKRLSRLEGIIPALETSHAVAYLEKLCPTLPDGAKVVLNCSGRGDKDVQTAIKHLKL
- the LOC113688047 gene encoding glucose-6-phosphate/phosphate translocator 1, chloroplastic-like isoform X1, whose amino-acid sequence is MMSSLKQPVVHFHGSDAFRPQSSVPSRRFSVLPPLPALNTRRSSSVVSLSKPLFVSKVESFSPLGTLKRSSSTGDAGDNDHVPQKRDLVICKAYEADKSTPIDDSQARSEAARRVKIGVYFATWWALNVIFNIYNKKVLNAYPFPWLTSTLSLAAGSLIMLISWALRIAETPKTDLDFWKALFPVAVAHTIGHVAATVSMSKVAVSFTHIIKSGEPAFSVLVSRFLLGETFPVPVYLSLIPIIGGCALAAVTELNFNMVGFMGAMISNLAFVFRNIFSKRGMKGKSVSGMNYYACLSMMSLLILTPFAIAVEGPQVWALGWQKAVSEIGPQLIWWMAAQSVFYHFYNQVSYMSLDEISPLTFSIGNTMKRISVIVSSIIIFHTPVQPVNALGAAIAVLGTFLYSQAKQ